Part of the Rhodothermales bacterium genome is shown below.
ACGTCGTTGGCGCCTGCCGGAGTCACATCCAGGGTGTACTCGCCTACGGGGACGCATCCTTCGGCAAACTGTCCATAGGACACGTCTCCACCGACCACACCAACACCCCGAACAACCGCATTGACCGCGGGAGCGTCCGTGATTCCGTGGAAACCGATCATGCGCACACCCTCACATTCCACATCCTCTACGAGATAGGGGTACAGATTAAAACCGATACCGTCGGTTGGTCCGAATCTCCACGACGGCAGGACGCCGTCCGCAACTACGAGATATCTACCACCATCCATCAGGTCGGCAAACGGAAACACGGCAATTGCGTCATCAACACTCTTACTGTTCTGTCGGGCGACCGCCACTTCGAAATCCGTCGGTAGCGGAATGAAGGGGGTTGCCTTCCGGTAGTGAAAGTTGTTGAGCGCGCGCATTCCGTCTACGTACACATCGACATTCCGGGCCTTCGGGTCATCGGCGTTGTGGATGACCTGAAACTCCGCGACTCCCTGCGTCATGTCGAGCGCACGCTGAATGTCTGCCAGCTCGTACTGCCCTTCGACGTCGGGGCTGCTCACTGCGTCACCGGCAGGATTCACAACCGCGTCCGAGCATGCTGACAGCACTAACGCCAGTGCAAAAATGGATGAAGTAATTTTCATGTAATACCAGATTTAGTGATTGGGCCTTGGTCGCATAAATATAACATCTGAATCTGACCAGGTCGTCAAAACCGCCCGATATTGGTCCGAATCCTGTTGTATCGAGTCTCTCCCAGGTGTCTTAAGTGGCTCGTTCCGGGCAAGCGCGCGGCGCTGTTCGTCCCGTGTTGCTCCAGTGTGCCGACCGCGACTGTTGCGAGAGAGCTTTCTCTACGTCCGTCCAAACCTCTTTGCGACCCGCTCCCGTGCCTTCGCTGCCTCTACTTCCCGATTTCGTGCGGGAGCATTTGTCACCAGTGAATTGAGAAGCCTGCCCGTCGCGTTCGTGACTTCATCGATCGTCTCCTTAAAGACCTGTTCGTTCGCTTTCGAGGGCTTCCTGAAGCCGCTGATTTTACGGACGAACTGAAGAGAAGCAGCACGGATCTCTTCTTCGGTTGCTGGCGGCTCGAAATTGTAAAGCGTCTTGATGTTTCTGCACATCAGCTTACTGCGCCTCTACTGAACGAATAGTCCCCGCCTGCAAAGGTTCGGCAAACGATGAACGATGTCAACTTTCTCGCAGCCAGAACGTTGAATATCGTTGCTTGCGTTTGCCGGATTTGACGAAACTGAAGGGAAGATCCGCGGACGCCCGCGCGCTATTTTTACAGCATCACTGAGCGTTCTAGACAACTTTCGAACGAACTCAACGGGCTCATGCCATGAAGATCTACCACAAAACGCTGCTCACTCTGCTTGCGATTCTTGTTGCCACTCCGGCTTTTTCGCAGCCGCAAACTCCCGGTCCGCTGAAGCCTCAACACGTGGAGGGGTTTCTCGACGCTTTGATGGATATGGAGGCATGGGCAGATCAAAATAATCGGACGTTGGAAAGCATTGAGAGTCCTGACGAGGCGGATGATTATTCTGCCGCCTACGCAGGCATTATCGCGGGACTCCATGGACAGGAAACGCTCGACGAAGTAACGCAGATCGTGAAGCGACATGGCTTCGGCGACCTGGAGTCGTGGGCGAACACCGGCACACGAACGATGCAGGCATTCGCAGCGCTCAAGTACGACGCGACAGCTTCCGAGCGCGCCGCTGCGATGAAGAAGGCCCTCAAACAGATCGACGACAGTCCGATGGATGAAGGTCAGAAGGAAGCGATGCGGAAGATGCTGGATACATCCGCAGAGGTGATGCAGATCTTTGAGGACGTATCCGACGACGACAAGCGAGCCGTCGCGCCCTTCATGGAGCGAATTGAGAACCAGGGTGCCGAGGAGGACGACGCCCAGTAGTCTCCGAGCAGCTCAATTCGATCTGATCCCGTCAACCCGAACCTTCGCCGGTCAGCACGGTCACGTCGGTGCCAGTGGGGCCGCTGATCACGATGCGTTTCACCGAGTCGGGTACTGATCCTACCCAGACGCCCTTCGATTCGAGCTCCTTGATCACTCGAATCTTCTCGATCATCTCGGGTGCGAGGGAGATGGAAATCTCCATCTCCGTGCCGGTCTGAGAAATGGCGATGTCCCGCATCTCCATCGCTTTCTCCAGATGCTTCTGGACATGCTTGAGTTCAGCTAGAGATTTCTCGTGGCTCATCTTCCGTTTTTTTGCCAGATGCTTCTCCCAGACGATCATCTTGTGCTTTTCGAGTTCTTGGATACTTTTGGGCGCAGCCTTCTTGGCGAAGACCTCCACCATCATACTGTCGATATGAAAACGCAGTCCCTGTTCGGATGAG
Proteins encoded:
- a CDS encoding DUF4397 domain-containing protein, with product MKITSSIFALALVLSACSDAVVNPAGDAVSSPDVEGQYELADIQRALDMTQGVAEFQVIHNADDPKARNVDVYVDGMRALNNFHYRKATPFIPLPTDFEVAVARQNSKSVDDAIAVFPFADLMDGGRYLVVADGVLPSWRFGPTDGIGFNLYPYLVEDVECEGVRMIGFHGITDAPAVNAVVRGVGVVGGDVSYGQFAEGCVPVGEYTLDVTPAGANDVIVASFTADLNGLEGQTVTVLASGFLSPPPGPTIALVVVYEDGTSKTISPLDDDDDDDDDDDDDDEEEEEEEEEEEEEEEGTD
- a CDS encoding DUF2277 domain-containing protein, which codes for MCRNIKTLYNFEPPATEEEIRAASLQFVRKISGFRKPSKANEQVFKETIDEVTNATGRLLNSLVTNAPARNREVEAAKARERVAKRFGRT